The genomic stretch GAAGGACTTTGATGAAGAAGGCTTAAAAGACCTCTATGATACCCTGGGCCTGGGCGCCCTTAAATTCTTCCTGCTGCGGGTAGATCCCAAAAAGCGGATGGTCTTCAATCCCGAAGAGTCCATCGATTTCCATGGCTTTACCGGACCATTCATCCAGTATACACACGCACGGATCAAATCCATCCTGCGCAGGGAGCCGGTCAATACTACAGAGCCGCTGCCCGCCGGTATGACGCTGTTCCCCCTGGAGAAAGAAGTGATCACGCTGGCCGAACAATACCCCACTATCCTGGCACAGGCCGGCGCCGAACACAATCCTTCTGTCATTGCCAGTTTCCTGTTCAAGCTGGCGCAGACCTTCAACTCCTTTTACTCCGAGCATTCAGTTATGAATGCCGAGTCCCCGGAGAAAAAGCAACTGCGTCTCCGGCTGGTACAGCTGACCGCTAATATCCTGGCTTCCGGTATGGCGCTGCTGGGGATCAGGGTACCTGAACGGATGTAGGTATTGGACGGGAGAAACAAAAAAAGGCAATGGATTTACCCGGTAAAGTCTCCGGGATAAATGCATGATAAGAATACCATTCATAACATTTTCTTTTTTGACCGGAATAATTTTAGGGGAATTGCTCTGCTTACCCCCTACATTTGCGGCTGCTAAAAAATGCGGATAATGAAAAGAAACCTCTTGATTTTGGCGGCCTGCATGGCAGGATTCGCCGGGAATGCACAGGATAACCTGGTCAATTCCCTCAATGCCAACAAAAGTGATAAGGCCAAAGAAAAATTCGTTTTTACGCCCGTTATCAACCTGGAAAATACTTCGGTAAAGAACCAGGGCAGCAGCGGTACCTGCTGGAGCTACTCCGGTAACTCCTTCCTGGAATCCGAAATGATCCGCAACGGCAAACAGCCCGTAGAGATCTCCCAGATCTATACCGCCCGCTGCGTGTACATCGAGAAAGCAAAGAACTATGTACGGATGCATGGCGCTGTGACCTGGGGCGACGGTGGCGCACTGCATGATGTGACCAATATCTACGCTCAATACGGCGCCCTGCCCCGCGAGCAGTATACAGGTCTGAACTACGGTACTGCCAATAACAAATTCTCCGAAATGCAGGCTGCCCTCCAAGGCATGCTGGACGGCATCATCAAGAACGGCAACGGCAAGCTGACCCCCAACTGGATAGTAGCTTTCACCGCCGCCCTGGACGCCTACCTCGGCAAAGTACCTGATACCTTTACCTGGAGCGGTAAAAAATATACGCCCCAGACCTTCGCCAAAGACGTGGTTGGCCTCAAAGCCAGCGATTATGTAGAACTGGGCTCCCTGAACAACCAGCCTTACTATACCAAAGCTTTCCTGCCTGTTCCCGACAACTGGAGCTTTGACTATATCTACAATGTACCCATGAATGATATCACCGATATCATTGACAACGCCCTGAAGACCGGTTACACGGTGGGCTGGGCTACTGACGTGAGCGAGAAATATTTCAGCTGGAAGAATGGCGTGGCCTATGTTCCTGAAAAGACCTTTGAGACCATGACAGCAGCCGAGCAGGCAGAAATGTTCAACGGTCCCAAGGCCGAGCTGCAGGTGACCGAAGCACTGCGTCAGCAGGCTTTCGA from Candidatus Pseudobacter hemicellulosilyticus encodes the following:
- a CDS encoding C1 family peptidase, giving the protein MKRNLLILAACMAGFAGNAQDNLVNSLNANKSDKAKEKFVFTPVINLENTSVKNQGSSGTCWSYSGNSFLESEMIRNGKQPVEISQIYTARCVYIEKAKNYVRMHGAVTWGDGGALHDVTNIYAQYGALPREQYTGLNYGTANNKFSEMQAALQGMLDGIIKNGNGKLTPNWIVAFTAALDAYLGKVPDTFTWSGKKYTPQTFAKDVVGLKASDYVELGSLNNQPYYTKAFLPVPDNWSFDYIYNVPMNDITDIIDNALKTGYTVGWATDVSEKYFSWKNGVAYVPEKTFETMTAAEQAEMFNGPKAELQVTEALRQQAFDNYETTDDHGMQIVGLAKDQSGREYYIVKNSWGESNDYKGYLYVTKNFVKYKTTAFLLNKNGIQKDIRKKLAL